A window of the Puniceicoccaceae bacterium genome harbors these coding sequences:
- a CDS encoding metallophosphoesterase — MKRFATELSQRMGQRAWQQRLQMERRINPASGMTWTRSLHRAIHLASKGLISAVLSLAGQRERAQSNCWTPTQTHPSLELPRLKAKQQLTILHLSDFHLDTRLSQATSWAEKIRSLNADLCVITGDFLNGFQLPSPDTLQALQTVIDAIPSPIFGILGNHDCMLCAPYLEEMGVTLLLNETRSVRIHDLTLEITGLDDPHFFKSDDLDHALRTRENVDAPDLRMLLVHAPMHPEIYAAAGFDLCLCGHTHGGQLCAPNGTPLLRNGRYRSDTLSGTWKQDTLRGYTSRGTGTGRLAYRLNCTPEIALLHVHAPQHS, encoded by the coding sequence ATGAAGCGCTTTGCAACTGAGCTTTCCCAACGCATGGGTCAACGGGCATGGCAGCAACGTTTGCAGATGGAACGACGCATCAATCCCGCTTCAGGCATGACGTGGACGCGCAGTCTGCATCGCGCGATTCACCTCGCGTCCAAAGGCCTGATCAGCGCAGTTCTGAGCCTGGCGGGCCAGCGTGAACGTGCACAGTCGAATTGCTGGACTCCGACTCAAACGCATCCATCCCTCGAATTGCCCCGACTGAAAGCAAAGCAGCAGCTGACCATCCTGCACCTCAGCGATTTTCACCTCGATACACGGCTCTCCCAGGCCACATCATGGGCGGAAAAAATCCGCTCCCTCAACGCCGATCTCTGTGTGATCACGGGAGATTTTCTCAATGGATTTCAATTGCCCTCCCCCGATACGCTGCAAGCTCTGCAAACCGTGATCGATGCCATCCCTTCGCCAATCTTCGGCATTCTCGGCAACCACGACTGCATGCTCTGCGCTCCCTACCTCGAAGAGATGGGGGTAACCCTGCTTCTCAACGAAACCCGTTCCGTCCGCATTCACGACCTCACCCTCGAGATCACCGGTCTTGACGATCCCCACTTTTTCAAGAGCGACGATCTGGATCACGCCCTGCGAACACGGGAAAACGTTGATGCTCCCGACCTGCGCATGCTGCTTGTGCACGCTCCAATGCACCCGGAAATCTACGCTGCCGCCGGATTCGATCTCTGCCTGTGTGGACACACCCACGGTGGGCAATTGTGTGCCCCAAACGGCACCCCCCTGCTGCGCAATGGGCGCTACCGCAGCGATACCCTTTCCGGAACATGGAAACAGGATACCCTGCGCGGATACACCTCTCGTGGCACTGGAACGGGTCGGCTCGCATATCGGCTGAACTGTACACCGGAGATTGCACTGCTCCACGTGCACGCTCCCCAGCACTCATGA
- the pdxH gene encoding pyridoxamine 5'-phosphate oxidase: MPRNPDISALRNEYTRQSLKREDLHPDPIEQFRLWFDQALQTEVCEPNAMMLATVDRNGHPDSRTVLLKAYDAAGFVFFTNYDSKKALHIQHNPWVSLCFPWYELERQVIINGQAQKVSTTQSLKYFLSRPVGSRLGAWVSHQSQVISSRALLENKLKEMERKFADGNIPLPSFWGGYVVKPTSIEFWQGGAKRLHDRFRYLRIEEGESRWQIDRLSP; the protein is encoded by the coding sequence ATGCCGCGAAATCCGGACATTTCGGCTCTGAGAAACGAATACACTCGACAGAGTCTCAAGCGCGAAGATCTTCACCCGGACCCCATCGAGCAGTTCAGGCTCTGGTTTGATCAAGCCCTCCAGACCGAGGTCTGTGAACCCAACGCCATGATGCTTGCCACTGTGGATCGAAACGGTCACCCGGATTCCCGCACAGTGCTGCTCAAAGCATATGATGCCGCAGGTTTTGTCTTTTTCACAAACTATGACAGCAAAAAGGCGCTGCACATCCAGCACAATCCGTGGGTGTCGCTCTGCTTTCCCTGGTATGAGCTGGAGCGGCAGGTGATCATCAATGGTCAGGCACAAAAGGTCAGTACGACGCAATCGCTCAAATACTTCCTCAGTCGACCGGTTGGCAGCCGCCTCGGAGCATGGGTCTCGCACCAGAGTCAGGTGATTTCGTCCCGCGCACTGCTTGAGAATAAACTCAAGGAAATGGAGCGCAAATTCGCTGATGGCAACATCCCTCTGCCTTCCTTCTGGGGAGGTTATGTCGTCAAACCAACGTCCATCGAGTTCTGGCAGGGTGGAGCCAAACGCCTGCACGACCGCTTCCGCTACCTGCGCATCGAAGAAGGGGAATCCCGCTGGCAAATTGATCGTCTCAGTCCGTGA
- a CDS encoding lysophospholipid acyltransferase family protein yields MASESKPVKRKVHKRPTLEKIVLLPLFFLIVLWNRTLRIRFEGAGGEAFVKRDQPYLLISWHNALFVSPLLIRRLRKQRKICALVSASKDGAWLTAMFELIGFRSVRGSANFRGGPALKELIRATRQGWDIGITPDGSRGPAYVVKPGAAAVAKVCQAGLILVGMQFHNAWRVRSWDRFFIPKPFSKVTVRVQHIASFEDLNEPDVNRASQVIQQRLLALHPQDSLIPTPSTSVKPEAAKV; encoded by the coding sequence ATGGCTTCTGAATCAAAACCAGTCAAGCGCAAGGTCCACAAACGACCCACGTTAGAGAAAATCGTTCTCCTGCCTCTCTTTTTCCTGATTGTGCTCTGGAACCGAACCCTGCGCATCCGTTTTGAGGGAGCGGGAGGCGAGGCATTTGTGAAGAGGGATCAACCCTATCTGCTCATCTCCTGGCACAATGCCCTTTTTGTGTCCCCACTGCTGATCCGGCGACTGCGCAAACAGCGAAAGATCTGCGCATTGGTCTCCGCGAGCAAAGACGGTGCCTGGTTGACGGCAATGTTTGAATTGATTGGCTTTCGCAGTGTGCGCGGTTCCGCCAATTTCCGGGGTGGGCCGGCGTTGAAGGAACTGATTCGGGCGACTCGTCAGGGTTGGGACATCGGAATCACCCCGGATGGCTCCAGGGGGCCAGCCTACGTGGTCAAGCCGGGTGCTGCCGCGGTGGCGAAGGTGTGCCAAGCGGGTTTGATTCTGGTGGGAATGCAGTTTCACAATGCATGGCGGGTTCGTTCCTGGGACCGGTTTTTCATTCCCAAACCCTTCTCGAAGGTGACGGTGCGGGTGCAGCACATTGCCAGCTTTGAGGACCTCAATGAACCGGATGTCAACCGGGCCTCCCAAGTGATTCAGCAGCGTCTGCTGGCGTTGCACCCTCAGGATTCATTGATCCCCACACCCTCTACGTCTGTGAAGCCGGAGGCAGCGAAGGTTTGA